A region of Rhodamnia argentea isolate NSW1041297 chromosome 9, ASM2092103v1, whole genome shotgun sequence DNA encodes the following proteins:
- the LOC115755983 gene encoding calcyclin-binding protein, whose product MADEYALDLEELRQLQRIAKRPRVVSLISSEIRNLEKLSTDAVTAHASQTPEPISTQARVPCTPALNYVTLASFSWDQDSDKVKIYLSLEGVDQEQMESEFKTMSLDIKIHDVQGKNYRFTIPKLNKEIVPEKSKVVVKPSRIIVTLFKASKGNWLDLQFKEDKVKPSVNKDKDPMAGIMDLMKNMYEEGDDEMKKTIAKAWTDARTGKTADPLKGYR is encoded by the exons ATGGCGGATGAGTACGCCCTCGACTTGGAGGAGCTCCGGCAACTTCAGAGAATCGCGAAGCGTCCTCGCGTCGTCTCTCTCATCTCCTCGGAGATACGCAACTTGGAAAag TTGTCAACAGATGCTGTTACTGCTCATGCCTCACAGACCCCTGAGCCAATATCAACTCAAGCAAGGGTTCCTTGTACCCCAGCTTTGAATTATGTCACGCTTGCATCTTTCAGCTGGGATCAGGATAGTGACAAAGTCAAG ATTTATCTTTCTCTGGAGGGAGTTGATCAGGAACAAATGGAAAGTGAGTTCAAGACAATGTCGCTTGACATAAAGATCCATGATGTACAAGGGAAGAACTATCGCTTTACCATACCCAAATTGAACAAGGAGATTGTGCCAGAGAAATCTAAGGTTGTAGTTAAACCGTCGAGAATAATTGTGACATTGTTTAAGGCCTCAAAGGGGAACTGGTTAGATTTGCAATTTAAGGAGGACAAG GTAAAGCCTAGTGTCAACAAAGACAAAGATCCCATGGCTGGAattatggatttgatgaag AATATGTACGAGGAAGGTGATGacgaaatgaagaagacaattGCAAAAGCGTGGACGGATGCCCGAACTGGCAAAACAGCCGATCCTTTGAAGGGATACCGTTGA